Proteins encoded together in one Benincasa hispida cultivar B227 chromosome 1, ASM972705v1, whole genome shotgun sequence window:
- the LOC120077708 gene encoding expansin-A22-like has translation MASRLIDTIANQKIDTTWYDARATFYGDMRGGETMQGACGYGNLFKQGYGLATAALSTALFNNGGACGACFEIMCVNNEHNWCIPNAGTIKITATNFCPPNYTKTQDIWCNPPQRHFDLSLYMFTKMAPYRAGVIPVRYRRTLCYKQGGLRFELKGNPYWLLVLLYNVGGAGDVVDVKIKGSSTGWLQMSRNWGQNWQVGTFLVGQSLSFRVTTSDWKTIEFDNVVPSSWQFGQNFEGKYNF, from the exons ATGGCCTCTAGGCTCATTGATACTATTGCTAATCAAAAGATTGACACCACATGGTACGATGCTCGTGCCACCTTCTATGGCGACATGAGGGGTGGTGAAACTATGC AGGGAGCTTGCGGGTATGGAAATCTATTCAAACAAGGTTATGGGCTAGCAACAGCGGCGTTAAGTACAGCATTATTCAATAATGGTGGAGCCTGCGGAGCATGCTTTGAGATAATGTGCGTGAACAATGAACACAATTGGTGTATACCAAATGCAGGCACAATCAAAATAACTGCCACAAATTTCTGTCCTCCAAACTATACAAAAACACAAGATATTTGGTGCAATCCACCCCAACGCCATTTTGATTTATCACTTTATATGTTCACCAAAATGGCCCCTTACAGGGCTGGAGTCATCCCGGTTCGCTACCGTAGGACGCTTTGCTACAAACAAGGTGGTCTACGGTTTGAACTCAAAGGGAATCCTTATTGGCTTCTTGTATTGCTCTACAATGTTGGTGGTGCAGGTGATGTTGTGGATGTTAAGATTAAAGGCTCGTCTACTGGATGGTTACAAATGTCAAGGAATTGGGGCCAGAATTGGCAAGTTGGTACCTTTTTGGTGGGGCAAAGTTTGTCCTTTAGAGTCACTACTAGTGATTGGAAGACCATTGAATTTGATAATGTTGTGCCGAGCTCTTGGCAGTTTGGACAAAACTTTGAAGGAAAATATAATTTCTAA